The stretch of DNA AAATACAGGTGATTTATTTATAGTATGAATAGTCTTAGGTATAGTACTTCTTTATTGCAAATTCAAAGATTGTATTAAGAATGCATTTTTCTGTTTGCAGACAAGGGGCTCCTAGGAAAAGATATGGCTCCTTGCCAGGAAGCAAGGGCAGAGCACGGCTTAGGACCGAGGAATCTTTTTACGAAAACCCACTTCCTGAGTGCATTTGTCTGACTGGGAAGCACTGATGTGTTGCCGATGTATAGGTATGCATCTATTGGTCATTACACAGTTGATACTGTTTGTTAGCTTTGAGACACAACACTGCTGATTGAAGTGTCTTAACCAAACCGTAGCACCTGAAAGAATCTTTCTGGATGAGCTGACATCTTTTCTTAATTCCAGCTTTGTATAATGACACTAGTGCTTCTCATTGGCCATTGGAGCTTTACTGACGCTTCGAGACTAAAAGGATACTCTATGACGCAAGTCACTAAAGGATGCCTACCTTCCAGTGATCGACGTCCAATGACCTTGTTGGCCTAGATGGACTGGCCCCTGCAACCAAGCAACTGTACATGAATGGGTTTGTTGCCACTGTTGAGAGATTTGATGTGTAGGTTGTTGCCATGGAAGTTTCGAACAACACACGTAATATATGCATTTGCCACGATCTGTAGTCCTCTGAGGCAATATCTGAAAATTTTTGTTGTTACAAGCATTTAGCCTTTAAAGAGCAAGCTTAACATACTGCTGAACTGCTTCAGCTTTCTAATTTTAAGTGACCATCAAAGCTGATGTTCACTTATCCTCTCTACATAATAGCATCCCTCATGTCCTCTAATCGTGTTAACAAAAGGCAGTACTGTAAAAGAAGCCATGGAAACTCTACACGACACGAAATGATTCTGCTATTTGTTTCAGATCCTTGTAATGCCTCTTCCATTGCAGACCTGCAATCACAGCTGCTGTTCAGGATAAAAAAAGTTACAATAAATAACATATGCTTCTGAGATTAAGAACGAAGGTTTTACCGTTTGCAGTTACGCTGAACAGGTAGAGCCTGTTCCCAGCAGCAGTGGCTGTAATGAACACATGGGGTGGCTCCAACTCAAACTGGTAGTACGTTCTTCCTGAATGTTCTTCTGTCGCTGAGGACAAGACCTTCCCTTCCACATTCTCTCCGATGACCTCTGGACCAAAGGCACCGATCACCTTCTCCGGGCTGCCAATCTTCTCGATGGTCGCATCATCAAGATCATCTGTGGGACAGAATTACCAGTGATCACCATGTTTTTATCCTGAGAAGATCTTGCAGTATAGcatcttgttgctgttgagaAGGAAATGTTCCTCACCTGCAAACCTGCGAACTGGAGCTACGATGACGAACAACCTGCCCTCCTTTGGGTTCGCAAAGCGCAGGTCGATCTCCGTGCCACCAAGATCAGCAATCGACACCGGGACCTAATTGGAGCCATGGCATAGCAGACGTATAGTTTCAGAAAGCAAGTGGCAGTGTCTTGTGAAGCTGAAGATCTGTGAGCTGCTCCCGGTCTCACCTCGTCCCAGCCATCAGGAACTTTGAAGCTGTAGGGGATGATGGGGCTCCAGCCGACTCCATGGCCGCCGGACTTGTCGTCTGGCCTACGGTACGTTCTCCAGCCTGTCTGAACAATCAGCATCATGAAAACAATTTAACAGTATTTCTGTCTGAACTTTTGTCGTATTTTCTCCAGAGGAAGAATCACACACTACGGCTGCTACCATTTAGATGTTACAGAAGCTAGCTTCTGAATCACTTTCAGAGCATTTCTTTCTCAAACTCTAAATTCTGAACTACTCCTacaaacccaaatgaagaaaagaGGAAGAATAACTTACCATATTCATCAGGTTCTGACAAGCCGGGGATCCTCCCTGCCAGCAGCCCCTGCGTGGCCGCCAGGCCATGGCCTGCAAACCCAAGCACTGAAGCTCCACAGACAGCAGCAGTAGAAGCCAATGCACGCCTCCTCCCCACCATTGCTGACCCCTCCCTCTCGCCCTCCTCCTCATGCTGCGACACTGACATGGCTGGCCCAGTGCTGCACCttaccgccaccgccgcccggcccttGGCGAGGGGAGAAGGGTTGGTGAGGAACAGGGCAGAGCTAGGCGAGAACAGCACCGTGCTGCTCATCTCTGCGAGGTGTTTGAGACTGCTTCACCTCCGTGATTCTTCGCTAGTCTGCCACAGTTCTGCTTGTTCTTGGTGGCCTAAGCTTCTGGCGTCGCCTAGAGCGGTTTCTCTTCTGTTCAGTAGTTGTGATTCCTGCTCCATAGGCTGTTCTGTTTTGGACCACAAGACATGAGTGGACAGGGATaacttcagagttcagacaaaACTCCTGGAGGTGATTGCTTGAGCGTCTCCTCTTcacttcctttttcctttttttttcctctttAACCCTGTTACCTGGTTTTACAGATATGATCTGAGGCAGAGATCAAATAAACCTTTTTTTTCCTTAGGCCCCGTTTGGAATTGAATTCTattccaataatcataatttagacATAAATTTATTAAGTTAATATAACAGAATATAttctttttgcaaaaaaaatataTGAAATATATTCTTATATTATTATTGGTCATATGATGGAGATACTTATATGCTATATTTCTACTGTAGAGGAGTAAGAAAAAATCGTGCTACAAGTTACGGAATAGAAACATAGTTTAGTGGTGTATTTACATCTCCCATCCTATGAATTTAGGATAGATTTATATCTAAATTTTAAAAAGTGGTTGGAAAGTGGTGGGATGTCAAATTCTAAGCCAAATAATCTAGTTTATTAAGTAGATTTTAATTTCTCCAAAATAAGAGGAGCCAAACGGCCTCCAAGGAAAAATGATTCTTTTTTATTTGGTTTGCTTGGAGAAAAAGATGGCTCTTGTGGTGCATGGTAGAACATGTGTGAGGCTAGGTGTCACAGGAAGACCAGATTGGCCTTGCTTGAAGAATTAGCATATCGGAGGTTCGGAGGCTCTATTATTGCATAACCTTCCCGCTGAATAGTTTGTGTTACACATCTACTAGTCGAATCTCTCGACTGCTCAAGGATCCGATCTGTATGAATTTATGACAATCTTGTGTAGTTACCTAAGTTAGGTTTAGAAATATTTGATTTAATTTTGCTGAAAAAAGGatatttaatttcttttatcATAAGCATCGCAAATACATGTGAGTCTCATTTAGTACTGCCGCAAAaaaatgttataaaatttcaAAAGCAAAAGAAATATCCGCTGGCAATCTCATTAGGTCGTCAGACCTACATCAAATGCAGATAAATTTCCTCGCATAAAAAGAAAGGAGAAGCAGATAGATTTATCATGCTGTTTTTCTGTCGGCTCGCTTGTTTTTATCTAGCTGACATCTAGAGATCAAGCACACAATAAGGAAACCGTCTGATTAACTTTCTAAATGTTGTGGAGCTGAACTGTAATTCATGCATATCCAGGTCAATTGGAGCACATTTCTAGTAAAAAAAATGTCCGAAATGACAATTCGTTCTCACGTTGTCATCATTTCCCACTGGCTGAATTTCTAGTAAACCAAGTCAGTCTTCTTTTCGTCATGCTGAATTTGCTACCTAATTTCGCCTATGCTGGTCATTATTTTCCGGTTGCTGAAGTTCCTGGAAACTATAATTTTCCGTTGTTAGGCGGACCTACTACGTCGCAATTTCAGATAGTTAACCTTGCAAGTAAGAACCACTATCCTAATGCATCACAGTACTATGAAACCGCCAACTCAATCGAATGTTATGAAACTTGACTACAGTTCACCTCACTATATTATTCTAACACTTGCTTTTTACTTAATGAAATAGGCAGAACACCTGCCACGTTTTCTAATTTAGGTGCCTGGCGCAACATTCTATTCGCCTCTAATTTCGATAACTCTTTTAGTTACAGTAAAAATATATACACATATGACTTCTGAAAATCTAGTGAGTAACATGTCTGAAAAATAGCATTGTCATGACAGATAATTTGGGATGTATTTCCTGCACATATTTATTTACTGAAAAATCTACAACATACTAAGTTTGACCACTACAACTCTCGACTGTCTTATAAAAAATTCTTAGCGGAATCAGATGCTATGCCAAGATGTTGTTTATTGTTATAAAACCATACTAAGTTTCCTATATATGAAAAAGGACCAAGTCAGGGTCTACTCCTTTTGGAACACTGACAACCTGCTGACTGATATCAGGCAAGGAGAGTGCAATTTTCTTAGCACTCTCTAAGTAGCTCTCAAAATTCTTATGACTTGACCCATGTTTCTTCACCAATTTATCTGCAATCTTTGGCTGGCCCTTTTCAGCCTCCTGATCATGGGCAGTACCAAGCGCCAGTTCTTCCTTCATGATGTGGTACTTAACTGCCTGCTTCCTGAATGTCCAGTCACCGGTTATCCAGTCAAATTTGTAGAGAGGGAGGAAGCGGTGGCCATGTGAGGCGACGAACTCAATGGCAGCAAGTATGAATCTAAACTCCTCGTTGGACAGGTAGTAAGAAAAACCCAGCCTAGTCCATCCTGGCTTCAGTCCACTGTACCCCTGAAAAAAAATGTTGAAGTTAACATCACTAATATTACCAGATACAGTGTTAGTTACCGGACAATTAGGTAGCTAGTGTGCATTAATCCTGGGACAACTCAACCATACCTCAAGAATGGCGGACCGGATGCGAAGGGAGAGCTCATTCTCTATTCCAAGCAGTGTGTGGCCATAGGGGCCTGCGCACGCGCAGCCCCCCCTCGCTTGGATGCCAAAGAGATCATTCAGCAACCTTGTGACAAAACGCCCATGGAGAGGGAGACGCTTGCGCCTCACATCCCTGTAGGGACTGTTGCAAACCGGCTCATCGGCCATCTCAAACTCTGAATTGGGCACCGGAGGGTAGATGAGGAAGGAGAAGATCGGTAGGCGTTCCGCGTTTGTGTTGCCGAGAACCCTTACGTTTGGGTTGCTGGCAAGCCTTTTCATTGCCATCTCCGCGTAGACTCGCTCTCGGATGCTCATCGTGTCATACCCAATGTACTCCTTGACCCAAAACGCGAGCGATGCACGGATCTTTTGGATGATCGGCGGCGTGCCGGCATCCTCCCGCTCCTCGACGTCATCGTAGTACAATGTATCCTACATACCATGCATGCACAGAAAATTGATAAAGTTTGAGAGATGCATGAAGTGATGTACAAGTAGCTGTAGCCATTGCTGCTGTCAAGGGCTCACCTCTTCACTGAAACCATTGACGTAGGCCACCGTGCCGCCACCGCACGTTGAAGGAGGCTGGGAATTGAGCCGGTACAGTGCTTTGTTCATCAGAAGGATGCCTGGCGTGCCGGGGCCACCGACGAACTTATGGGggctcaagaagactgcatcgtAGCCGTCAATTTCGCCAGACTTCATGTCAATTTTCACATATGGGCCACTGCAGAAACGCGCAGTTAGAGCTGATGCATATAAGATCACAGTTATATTTAATGAGTTTTTTTAATAAAAAGCAAATATGCAATTTTGAATGACAGTGAAAGTGACATTAAAAGATATCAATCAATGAAGAAAGAAAAATGAAGATGGTTCACGTAATCTGAAGAGAATTCAAGAAAACCGCAAATCTGACCAAGCTCAAAAATGAGAGTAATATTCTGTCAGTTTCATTAAGATTGTGGATGCATTGCTTGTTTTGTTATTCCGATGGTTTCTCTCACCTCGCGGCGAAGTCGAAGCACGCGAACGCGCCATGCTCGTGCAGGACGCGCGCGAGCTCGCGCGTGTCCGTCATGACGCCGGTGACGTTGCTGCACGCCGAGAAGGAGCCCAGCATGGGCCGGCGCGAGTACTCCGGCGAGGCGAGCGCGCGTTGGAGCGCGGCCACGTCGAGGAGACCGTCGGCGTCGACGCCGATCTCAACGACCTCGGCGAGGCTCCGCCGCCACGAGAGCAGGTTGGAGTGGTGCTCGTACGGCCCCACGAAGACCACCCACCGCTCCTCCGTCCGCAGCTGCGCCTGAAGGCGGCCGCGAAGCTCCGCCGACGGCGACGCCACGCCTATGACCTCCTGCAGGCGCTTGATGGCCGCCGTGGTGCCAGCGCCGCAGAAGAGCAGCGCGTCGCCGCCTCCGGCGCCCATGCAGCGCTTCACGTAGCGCGCCGCCTTGTGCACCAGACGCGTCGTCTTGCTCCCGACGTGGCTGTCCTCCGTGTGCGTGTTCCCTGCACACAAGTCATGGATGGAACCACGTACGTGTCATGGAACTGCTTGGTGTTTTTGTTGGCAAGAAAAGAAGTGTTAGACTTGTAAGCAAGAATGGCAACTCTCGTGCGAGCGTGCTCACCGTAGAAGGGGAGGACCTCGTTAACGATGTAGTCCTCGATGTACCGGAGGCTCCGGCCAGACGCCGTCTGGTCGGCGTAGGTCAGCACGCGGCGGCCGAACGGCGTGTCGAACTCGACGTCCTTGCCGACCAGCTGCGACCGGAGCCACTCCACCTTCTCGTCCCCTGCTCCGGCGGCCGTGACGCGGCCCTTTTCCTCCAAGGTGTTGACACGGAGAAGGCTCAGCCGGGTGGCCATGCCATTGGTGTCCTCCGCTGGCGATGCCTTCGCCATGGGCACCGCGGCTGCTTGCTCAGATGGCATTCTGCCCTCCGTAGGAAACGTTAAGGCTCGGGCTCGCTGCTGTGCTGTCAACGTAGACAATGGCAATGACATGTTACTTGTGTGTGGCTTCAAGGCCTTGCATGGGCACACGTATATATGGCCATTGGATTGCACTGCACACGAGTTCaaaaaaggaagaagagagggaagaggAAATGGGAATGCGGAAGAACGAAGTAGTACGTAGTTGATGAGTGGTTTAATTAGGATGCAAGTCATAACTACTTTGATCGTTAAGCCGATCCAAAATTTTGATAAAATAAACTACTACCTTCATCTACCTTCGTCTCGGAATAtagctatttttagattttctCCAAGTCAAACCTTTTATACTTTAACTATAGATagcaaaaaaattaaaaattgaCAACATATAAAATAATATTAGTTTATTTATAATGAAACGAACTATCGTAACATGTAATATTTTCTATGTAAAAGTAATTATTTTTGGAGATATTATTAGTTAAAGATGATCGAAAATATGTTTCGACTTTGAGCTAGTCTAAAGTTCCTGCATTTTAAGACAGAAGTAGTAGAAAGCAATTTCACGCAATTAACTTAGAGAGATAAATGAACTAAACTGGCACAACATCATTTAATGAATGGTCAAGGTCTTTGCTTGCTTGTGGTGACCAAATGTTCATTCATTAATTTCAGTGGAGATCCATTGTGGTGGTTACTTGATCCTAGACCTTATTGCATCAGATTGGACTTGGAATTAAGAAACACATTTTTCCCCAAATCATTCAAAGTGTTTTGCATGAGCTGAGGAATGTACATGGCCGGGCAACGCACGTTCACATCACGAACCTGATGGGATACGCATGCCACCTACGTACGCGTAAATAAC from Panicum hallii strain FIL2 chromosome 3, PHallii_v3.1, whole genome shotgun sequence encodes:
- the LOC112884487 gene encoding uncharacterized protein LOC112884487, which produces MAKASPAEDTNGMATRLSLLRVNTLEEKGRVTAAGAGDEKVEWLRSQLVGKDVEFDTPFGRRVLTYADQTASGRSLRYIEDYIVNEVLPFYGNTHTEDSHVGSKTTRLVHKAARYVKRCMGAGGGDALLFCGAGTTAAIKRLQEVIGVASPSAELRGRLQAQLRTEERWVVFVGPYEHHSNLLSWRRSLAEVVEIGVDADGLLDVAALQRALASPEYSRRPMLGSFSACSNVTGVMTDTRELARVLHEHGAFACFDFAASGPYVKIDMKSGEIDGYDAVFLSPHKFVGGPGTPGILLMNKALYRLNSQPPSTCGGGTVAYVNGFSEEDTLYYDDVEEREDAGTPPIIQKIRASLAFWVKEYIGYDTMSIRERVYAEMAMKRLASNPNVRVLGNTNAERLPIFSFLIYPPVPNSEFEMADEPVCNSPYRDVRRKRLPLHGRFVTRLLNDLFGIQARGGCACAGPYGHTLLGIENELSLRIRSAILEGYSGLKPGWTRLGFSYYLSNEEFRFILAAIEFVASHGHRFLPLYKFDWITGDWTFRKQAVKYHIMKEELALGTAHDQEAEKGQPKIADKLVKKHGSSHKNFESYLESAKKIALSLPDISQQVVSVPKGVDPDLVLFHI
- the LOC112886805 gene encoding psbP domain-containing protein 4, chloroplastic isoform X1; its protein translation is MAWRPRRGCWQGGSPACQNLMNMTGWRTYRRPDDKSGGHGVGWSPIIPYSFKVPDGWDEVPVSIADLGGTEIDLRFANPKEGRLFVIVAPVRRFADDLDDATIEKIGSPEKVIGAFGPEVIGENVEGKVLSSATEEHSGRTYYQFELEPPHVFITATAAGNRLYLFSVTANGLQWKRHYKDLKQIAESFRVV
- the LOC112886805 gene encoding psbP domain-containing protein 4, chloroplastic isoform X2, which gives rise to MSSTVLFSPSSALFLTNPSPLAKGRAAVAVRCSTGPAMSVSQHEEEGEREGSAMVGRRRALASTAAVCGASVLGFAGHGLAATQGLLAGRIPGLSEPDEYGWRTYRRPDDKSGGHGVGWSPIIPYSFKVPDGWDEVPVSIADLGGTEIDLRFANPKEGRLFVIVAPVRRFADDLDDATIEKIGSPEKVIGAFGPEVIGENVEGKVLSSATEEHSGRTYYQFELEPPHVFITATAAGNRLYLFSVTANGLQWKRHYKDLKQIAESFRVV